The Capsicum annuum cultivar UCD-10X-F1 chromosome 3, UCD10Xv1.1, whole genome shotgun sequence genomic sequence CAAAAACTCATATATTAGTGACAAAACAATCTACTTACTTCGCTTGTAGGGCAGAATGACTTGTTGAAAATTTCAGACAAGGTCTGGCATGTGTCTTGCGGATTCTTGTAGTATATCCATAAATATAACAggatattttcttataaaaacaTCATGGAATATTCTCCACTGATTCATTTATCGCTTATTTATTCTCTGTTTTAGCTCAGTTGCATAGATGCCTGCTAATATTATAACAATTAATAAATGCGTCCAAATGAGGCTCTAACCTAGTTGTCTGGACATAAAGTGATCTTTTGACGCGATTTCTAAAATTTGCAAAACCTCTACTTATTGCAGGTATTACAATGATCTGCATGTATTTGATCTTGATCAATATAAGGTGAGTACAGATATAATGGACCTGACATTTCTGCATTTTTTCTGGTCTATGTGTTTAACAAGTTCTCGATGCTAATCACCGTGATATTCGCGCTACAGTGGCAAGAGATAAAACCTACACCTGGATGCATGTGGCCGAGTGCTCGAAGTGGCTTCCAGTTTTTTGTTTATCAAGATGAGGTGAATGATCAGCAGGAGTATCTTGCTCCACCACAAATTGCCCTGCCTGTCATCTTTGTTTGACTTTTTGAGGTGTCTGGAATGAATTTATAATATGCTGCCACTGTAACTAGCTAATGGGGTTTAATACTGTTCAAATTCTGTTGCATTCTGTTGAGCTCCTACCTTCTAGGCTTCTCCCGCTCCCCCATCCCCTGCTATAGACTAAGATATTGACTTTGAACAAGTAGTGCTTACTGATATTCAAGGTTGTAGGTATCACTGTAGAACATATCTTTAGATATCTGACTATCTGTAAACTCAACTGTAAGTAAAATTTCTTGTTGTTCGTAGTATTTTCTTCTTTGATAGTAGTTAACCTGTACTTCTATACAGCCCAAACtgtagaaaataataaaaaaaggaagCCTAAGGATATTTTTGGTCTACTTGCCATAACTCATCGGGATTGGATCAGATAACATCTTCGGGAGTGAGTAATGaatatgttaaaatattagtATGTCTGTAagtattttcttttctatttcccCCCTGTTTTTTGAAGGTCTCCAGCATATCTTGATGCTGTGGAATACAACATTAccagttttaaaaaataaaaaaattaacatgttaaaatattattcttCGACCTTCTTTATGTTGTTTGAAGAAGTAAGGATAAAAGGAAGGTTGGCAGAATTACTTGTTTTTGCTTGTGGAACAAAAGCtacaaaatgaataaaagaagGGTGCTCTATTATTGCCAGCATTTGGTTTATTTGAccaaaatatttgtataaatCTCAAGGGACGCTCTATCATTGCCAACATTTGGTTTATTTGATCAAAATATCAGTTTACATTTCAAGTTTGTTTAGAGATCTTTTATCTCTTCTATTCCTTTTCGGTTCCTTCTAATAGACAAGGAGAGCACTTCAGGTGGGAAATGAAGTTGCAATTTCCGTTCTTTTAGTTTTCCATCCTCCCTGTTCAGCAAATTagttcctttctttcttttcctatATCAGTGAGGTGGAGCTGTTTACACCCCTTGGCCAAAAATAGGTAATTAAATAAACCTGGTAAATCTCATGTATCTTTGAATTCCTTCTTACATATAACCATTGACTTCTCTATTTCCTTGAATTTAGTAATTGGTTACGtgttcattcagtttttcaaTAATGTTCTTTTAGTTGCATGACTTATCTTTTGCATTATATGATCTGTTTCCGTTAGCGTTGTATAGAGAACTTTTCAGTAATAAAGTTAGTCTCTCATATTATATGCTTCTTTGGTGGTAATCACATTAATTGGTTCGTAAGTCCATCTTTTACAAATTTCAGATATATCTATATGGTGGTTATTCCAAAGAAGTTTCATCTGATAAAAGTGGCTCAGAGAAAGGAATCGTTCACTCTGACATATGGTCCCTTGATCCTAAGATGTGGGAATGGAACAAGGTTTATGTCTTCTTGTTTTCTTAATGTACTTTCGCCTCCATCTCCCCATCCTCCACCCCTTCCTCTTCCCCTTCAAATTTTTTGGTGTGGCTGTCGATGTTGTAGCATATGGGTTTGAACCATTTGATGACCATAAATGTCCATATGGTCACAGACTTTTATTTCACGTATAATTTATTGATGTCAAATAGTCACAGACTTACAGTCAAATGAAACCAGAGATAACCACATTTGACAATGATAAACATAAGTATGCTAAGATGTCCTCACCACTCTAAGACTAGTATGTGCAAAACTAAATGCTAAGAACACAAATGGAATTAAAGCACATATAAGATTATTACATAATCGACCTTAGATTGACATGTATTGCTTCAAAATGTACTTACCCTAGCTGAATGACAGCAATGCTTGATATTGACGGGAGTGGGATACTGCCTTGCTTCTCTTACAAACTAGAGCACCATCTGAAAGATTCTCTAAAAGTCTGAGTTCAgtttatgtttgttactgttgcTCAATTTATTTTACTGACGTGTTGAGAGAGTTCTTTTATTGTGTTGTGCCAATAATTTTTCCCTCTTCAGAACTTGGCCTTTTATTAAATTTGTCTTGCTGCATGTAAGGTCAAAAAAAGTGGCATGCCTCCCGGGCCTCGTGCTGGCTTCTCGATGTGCATCCATAAAAAGCGGGCTATACTATTTGGAGGTGTTGTGGATATGGAAATGGAAGGTTGATTATCTTTGTATAAGCATATCTTGCAGCCTTTGTGCTTCTTTTCACATTCTTTTgctcttttaacttttaaaaagacAACTTTcggaaataaaggaaaatgatgCAATAAGATGTCAACGAAATGCAAACAAAACTTCTGACTCTATGTTCTATCCAGGTGATGTTATGATGAGCTTGTTTCTGAATGAACTTTATGGCTTCCAATTAGACACTCACCGCTGGTAAATGCCTAGTCCACTACTTCGTATTTTTCTTGAGAAATGTTTTACTCTTTTATTCGTTGGCACATGTGACATGCCTATTTTTCACATTcttttttcatcatcttttcGCCTTGCAAAGTAGAGTGCAATGCTACATTCTTTTGGAGGTTAATATTTATTCTGCATACAGGTACCCATTAGAGCTGCGGAAGGAGAAAGCTACAAAACCTAAGGTACTAGCATTATTAGCTTTTAAAATTGTCTCAGATACCTGCTTAAACTACTGTTTAGGGTCACCATACTCCTCATGCGGTGCCTATCGAAGCGCTGTTATACATGTGGTTAGTGACTTTTTCGTCCATGACAATAAAAATCAATGTTCTCCcacaaatttcattttcttttgttctttggGTGCAATAGTTTCGTGATCACCAGAGTAATTAGGGAGGGCAGTTAGAGGTGCTAAAACTGCgattcaaaatttcaaacaacACTTAGACAGAGCCTAGCTTAGAAACTTCTGCATTCTACATCACCAAGAGGGTTGTGAAGCTCCTCTATCTCAGGGAGAAATGTAGAAAACAAAGTAGTGACTTGTACTGTGGAACTGGTCTAAATGAAGAATACTGAGCAAAAAAGAAACCCAAAGTCCAAAGGTGAATGCATGACAGATGACACATAATCGGTCTATTCTTGCATGGGACATAAGTTTGTCTTGGGCTGTTGTATGCGAACATTTTAGTAACCAGATACTTAATAGTCACAATTACATTGACGTCCTCATCAAGATAAAATCTATGGATAATTGAGGGGCATGCCTTGGCATCTTAGTGCTTGCACTGGAACCATGGAAGTGTCCAGCAGTGCTGCACCTAGCGTTATGGTTTAAGTGAAGCTGGATGAGTCTTTAAAAAGCACTAGATCATATCTTATTGCATgggtaatttttaaaaaatcatattgCATAATTCCTCATCTTATTTTGTGTCCAACCTAGATTTGAACCAATTAAAGAAAGCTGGCCATTTGATCCTTGGGTAAGTTGGGTTGCTACTATTGCTCAACCTGCAAATCTCTTGAGTAATATTTTTCCTTGTCAAACATGCTCTACCTGCTCACAGCCGGCCTCTTTTGAGAACTGGGGTGTAGCTGAGCTGGGCTAACTTGCAAGCCATTCGTGCCTGATTCTGCACTTTCAAGATCGACGAAGCCAAATAGCAATCGGCCCAAGCCTGAACTTGTTGATGCCTGACTTGTTAGGCGTGCTAGCCTAGCCGAGCTTGCCCAGTATTTCCCTAATTCAAGCTTAAAGTACTACTAAATCCTAAGCGTGGCCGTGTCtctaatttcaccttttttcttctcTCATTAGCCATAGCTGTGAACTCATGCCTCTTTCCTTGAGGTGAGTCCGGGCTGCCTCTTCCATCCACGCATTCATACTTTTTCATCTCGGTCACTGTCATTCAGATCTCTTCCATTTACAACTCTATGCAGCAGCATCTGTTTTAGCTTTTCAAAGTCACTTCTCAGTTTTTCCATGCAAAGCACAAATGCAAGCTTTATGTTTGCAAGTGCTAGGTCAGATATCTTTTATTTTGAAGATAGAGAAGAATAATTTGCaaggatattttattttaaatttattagagTGAAGTTTTTCATAGTGATTTTTCAAGTTCTAACTAAAGGAATAGTTATTTTTGGTTAGGAAGCAGAAGGTgctattttgtgattttctatAATGATTTTTGTGTTCTAGTTGTTCTGTTCTATTGGGGTTTGGCTATATGGGTTTGTTGTATGTTTTTGGGTTTCATTTTGTCCACCTTAATTTCTTCTTCTCAGATTCTACACCCTAAATAAGTAGGCTCTCCATTTTTAGTTCATTGACGTTGTTTTCGGCATCTGTTTTTTCATTCTGATAGAAGCTGATGCCGTGATTCAACTGTGCTTAATATTTTGGAGCATACCGTTGTGCTTGACATTTTTGACCATACCAAGCAAACCCGAGTCCTATGGGATGAGGTTCCAGCTAAGCTCAAACACCTGAATTTGAGGTTCAGTTAAGCTCGAGATCTAGCTCAAGCAGATCTCAAGCTGCCATCTAAATATGCAAATCTGTAAATTCTCACCTTTGGAGGCATTCTCATCTCTGCCTTCTGAAACACAAaatgtgtttctctctctctctgtgtATTCTATAGCATATATGTTATTGTATCTCTAGAAATGGAATTTGATTGATAAAAATAGTGTTTCATTGGATCTGCTTGCAGCAAAAGCAAGTTTTAGATGAGCAAGCTGATAGCATGGATCTTGATAGTAAGACAAGTCCAATGGAAATTGATGCAGACGATGAAGATGAGGACCTCGATTCTGAAGAAGATGCCAACACAAAAAGCGATATCAAAAAAATGTCTTTGAACATGAAAAGGAATGTAACAATTGATGATGGCAATGAAGCTTCTAGATCTGAGGCTAGCTCTAAATCTTCAGCCGTGCAACATTCAGCTTCAGCAGATGTCAGTTGTACTGAATAATGTAATATCTCaatcatatatttttgtttgCTTCTCGTCCTATGatgcatgttcatatttcagGTAGTAAAGCCATGTGGGCGTATCAATGCATGCATGGCTGTGGCAAAAGATACCTTATATGTCTACGGTGGCATGATGGAAATTAGAGATCAAGAACTTACTCTTGATGACTTACATGTTCTTAATCTCAGTAAACTTGATGAATGGAAATGCATTATCCCGGTTAGTTAATATTTTTCTGTTGTTGTTTTGGCCCCGTCTCTTTCCGTTCAGCTTATCTAATTCATGAGTTTATCTTGCCTCCATCTCCCTGCTCCTAGTTTTCACTGCCAAGACCATAATTATTTGGTTTCTTAGGAAGCAAGTGTCCTAGTtgattatttttcctattatcaTTCCCAAGAGGATAGATTGTCTCTTATATGTACCTATTCTGTCTTCATAACAAGTTCAAGCAGCTGGTCATCTTCACCTGTCATGATGCAGCATCCTTGTATATTCTGACTTGCTTTACCTTTTGAAATTTTAACTTCTTTGCCTATCCAATGTAATGCGCTTCAAAAAGACATTAACTTACTaagtgaacttttttttttttttgccgaCAAGACAAGAGTATGGTTCATCAACCAGGTTCTGCTGGACCTTGCAGAAACTATTTTGCACCTTACCCCGTCAAATGGACAACTACTTGTGTGAAAAAAAGGACCAACTACTTGTGTAGATATAATAATCAAATGAACTTCTTGGTTGATGCCAAAAGCCCTAGTGCACCTAATTCTATTGCCAACCATTTGAGTGATATTTTCCAAGTTGTTTTAATTGGAAGTAAAATCATCACTTGAAATTGTAAAAGATGGTGAAAGTCATATTGCAGACTTGTGTTTGCTTTTTCTGTGATGCCTGGACTTATCTTTAGATTTTCCGGCAGGCATCTGAGTCTGAGTGGGTTGAAGCGTcagataatgaagatgatgatgatgaagatgaagatgaagatgacaGTGAAAATGAAGAATGTGAGAGTGTTGTTGATAGCGACGAGGACACTGATGAAGAGGATGATGCTGAGGTCTCTTTTCTTAACCGAATGCATTAAGCAGACTAGATTTTCATCAAATATCCTATGTCATTTTCCCAAATAATTGTTTGGAAACATAATATGTTGTAATCTCACCTTTTTAAAGGCTAGGAATGGTGCATCAACATCACTTGAAACTGGAGATGCTGTTGCCATAATCAGAGGTGAAGGGAAAACACTGAGAAGGAAGGAGAAACGAGCCAGAATTGAGCAAATTAGAGCCAGTCTTGGTCTCTCTGATGCTCAAAGAACACCAGTGGTAATCTGACTCTGTTTGAGCAACAAATCTGGTCATTTTTAGATAAGCTTAATTTGAATGACTAGTTATTGATTTGTGCACTACATTTAACTCGGACAATTTTCTCTACTCTAAATTTATTGCCCTTTTATATTTGTGAAGCCAGGGGAGTCTTTGAGGGATTTCTACAAAAGAACAAATATGTACTGGCAAATGGCTGCATATGAACACACACAACATACAGGAAAGGTCAGTTTTAGTTATCTTAATTATTGGAGGAAAATAACACATttgattctttttccttttaataGAACTACTATCGAAGGCGTCAAA encodes the following:
- the LOC107862657 gene encoding kelch domain-containing protein 4, giving the protein MGKKTKKPGKGKEKTEKKTARAEEKRARRESKKLSPEDDIDAILLSIQKEEAKKEEIHIEENVPAPSPRSNCSLNVNPLKETELVLYGGEFYNGNKTFVYGDLYRYDVEKQEWKLISSPNSPPPRSAHQAVAWKNYLYIFGGEFTSPNQERFHHYKDFWVLDLKTNQWEQLNYKGCPSPRSGHRMILYKHKIIVFGGFYDTLREVRYYNDLHVFDLDQYKWQEIKPTPGCMWPSARSGFQFFVYQDEIYLYGGYSKEVSSDKSGSEKGIVHSDIWSLDPKMWEWNKVKKSGMPPGPRAGFSMCIHKKRAILFGGVVDMEMEGDVMMSLFLNELYGFQLDTHRWYPLELRKEKATKPKQKQVLDEQADSMDLDSKTSPMEIDADDEDEDLDSEEDANTKSDIKKMSLNMKRNVTIDDGNEASRSEASSKSSAVQHSASADVVKPCGRINACMAVAKDTLYVYGGMMEIRDQELTLDDLHVLNLSKLDEWKCIIPASESEWVEASDNEDDDDEDEDEDDSENEECESVVDSDEDTDEEDDAEARNGASTSLETGDAVAIIRGEGKTLRRKEKRARIEQIRASLGLSDAQRTPVPGESLRDFYKRTNMYWQMAAYEHTQHTGKELRKDGFDLAECRFKELKPILDELAVLEAEQKAEEAEGPEKSSAKKRGNKKNKMVAFK